AGCACAAATGCGAGAAATTTTATCAACCATAGGTCTAAAAAAGGAAATACCAAGACGTTTAGGAGAGATCAGCACTCCCAAAtaattaaaaggaaaagataagTGATTAAAACCAAGAATGGAGCAAATGCTTCTAGAAACCCTGGAATTGATCCAAGAAGGGAAATAGATGGCAGATTTGGAAAAATTAGCTTTCTGACTAGTGAGATGAGCGTAAATGCTTAAGCATAAATTGATATTTCTAGCAGCAATGCGAGAAGCATGAGAAATGATGAACAAGTCATCAGTatacataagatgattaaaattatgcGAAAGCCTAGAATCAAAACCATGAACCATATTagtattaagggcaagattgaGCATCGAAGAGAGATTTTGAGAGACCAAAATGAAGAGGTAGGAAGAGATAGGGTCACCTTGTCTAACACCACGGGAGGAAGATATCCAGGAAGAAGGAGAGCCATTAAtcagaaatgaaaaagaagaggaatgaAGACAGGTTTTTATCCACGTGATCCAGATATTAGGAAAATTCATCTTAGCAAGAGTGGCAAGAATTGCGTTCCAACTAATAGTATCatatgctttttcaatgtcgATTTTAGTTAACATCCTAGAGGGGCCATTAGCTTTGTATATTCTCAATATATGCCATGTTGATCAGTTGATCTTCCCAATATATCAGCAGTAGACACCACTGTTGATTGTGGGTTATCTGTAGATACACTGTTCAATATCCTCCAACAAGTATTACCTAGCCCAATCAAACTATAGATCCTAAacatgtaaaacacatataagGAGAATTCCTTTGATTTTACTGAACAAGATAATAatgtgaaaaaataaagaatacaaCAAAAATGATCATCATGTGTACATCAACAGCaaatttcaatgaaaaacatagTTGATTTTCGAGGAGGTTGCAGGTGTATACAGCAACAGAAAATCGATGACTCTTAACTACCTTAATTGTTGTGCAAACTCAATTGGTGGAGATCTATTTTTCctattgattttattgtttaactaacCTTCAATAGATTCTCCAGACTTGCTTAAGTTTCAAATGGAATCCAATGAGGTATAGCATGTGAAGGAATTAACACATCATATATTGTAAAAGTCAACGAgtattaatttagaaaattcatACACGTCGTAGTCATACCAAATAGGAAGTAGAAATCGCAGAAACTCAATAGCCTATAAATCCTTATCCTCATCACAATTTTGCAAAGCCCACTCTTTGCTAGACATTGTGTATGTGTGAACAGAATGTTTCAATTTTGGATTTTTGGGGAATATTGACAAATGTTGTTGTTTTGGGTTTATATGGGAAgtcattgttctgatttctaTGAGCTATTGAATCAAGAAGCTATTCTCATGTTCTGTTCTATTTAGATGACATCAGAATTGGTATTGGATCACCTTGTCATATTATAACTTGTTTCTTTAACTCTATAATGCAGATAAAGTATTGCTTACTGTTGTGTTTGACTGTCTATCTTCCTGCTTTTAGACAGTAGAGAGGAGAGTGAAATGGGCAAAGAGGGCCAAAAAGAGTGCTATATgttagaattgattgaagaatgAACGAATTTCAGAAAAGATTGCGGTAGTGAAAGTGCAGTTCAATTGTCCTGGTGTAAATGGTTTAGAAGTAGAGGGTAGCTGTGTCATTTCCTGTGCTTGAAAGTCCGTTAAGTTGGTTGAGGAATCAGAGGGAAGGTGATGGATGGTCAGAATTGGAAGATCAAGAGAACACATAGTTTAAGGCAGGAAGAACAACCCCGGCATCGGGGTTAGGCTAGTGATCGTGTGGTCCGGATTTCATCCATCAAAGACAGgggtttaagttcgaggcaattgAGAAGACTTGGATTGTGCTTGTTATAGATAGTTGTGATTTGTTGATCAAGAGATGGGTAATAAGTTCGAGGCATGAAAGCTAGTTAAGCGGTGCAGCTGGCTAGTTAAGCTAGTTAAGCGGTGCTAGTTAAGAGGCCCCTATATCTCTGCTCAAGCAAAGTACCTTTATAATCAGATTAGTTGCACTagtttattctaaaataatatgCTTAATAATGGCTACTAAGtagtcaaatttaattaatatagaaTAGAATAGTTCCTTAATGTGTGAGGAGATGATCACAAACGTTGTTACATATATATTGCTATGAAAGTCATTGTTCCATTAGCAAGGAGTTTTGTTAAAACCACatgttaaacaattaaaaaaaaaagaactaaaatataaataatggcACAGGACAATAAATTTTGCATTGAAATATATCACCATAAGATTCAAGGTAATTGTGATATCAATGTAAAATTAtggtaaaaaaacattttatggTTCACTAAGTAATGAAAACAATTTAGGAATGGTTCCATGGTGAAATCTTTTCTacacaatttttaataaaacattcacaaatattgggaaagaggagcggggcgaacccactaaagaCCCAGAGACGTGCATaagcctcggtggaataaaTGAGGATGGGGCCGTGCTCACGTGGGGGctggaaccacccatacacaaccactattcacaactcccagatttgtgccctcagccgagaatcgaactctcatcactcggtgagagctctatcggtgatccgtgtaccaatagacccaaaggtcATTGGCAACATTCACAAATATTGATCTCTTCTAGATATGATCTCTGAAAAATAATTAGCATTTCTTtctgcattattattattatagacaCTATTCAATGTTTCACACCTTCCCCCAGGAAATCCTAGGagaccttatatatatatgaaacataaATCCGTTGCACACAATAGATGTTAGATAAGCAtatctaatgaaaaaaaaactgataaaatacctaaacaaaacatttacaagTTACAGTGGATAATAATCTATCATCAagttaccaaaataaaaacacatctTTCTTATAGTCATAGTCTCGTAGATAAAAAACATAACACAATTTCTAATGCACGCATTAACATTAGTTTTCCTTTGTATTTTTCCTTGTATCCTGACTGTCCAATCCATTGCCAACGGTATGATTCCATATATCTTGATTTCTCTTAGTATTATAATCCCCTTTGgaagtttaaaattatttatttacactttTAAACTTcaaatcatatttaatataaaattcttCTCAATGTTATTTCCTTCATTTAGCTAGGTTTTCCTTAGTATACAACACATCCATTAttttacacacacatatatacatacatacacacgccctttaaatttaataaattaacaacATCACTAATCTTGTAAATTATAGTTCATGTGTATTTCATTTCACTAGAGCTTCACTTTCAGTCAATGTAAGTTATAGTAAACAacacaatataaataatagtttcaGTGAATTCTAAGTTCTACAGATATATACCCGAAGAATTCGGAGACGAAAAAATTGGTGAGCCTTTTCATCTTGTATGTATCActcagctatatatatatatatatatataactataccGGTTTTGAAAGAAACCACAAGAACTAACTGACATTGAGATTCAACTGCATATCAGGCCCCTTTTCTCCAAAGCTGGAGAATTCATCAGGCAAAGGCACATTCAACTCTGAGCAAACCAACTGAATTATACTCCTAGTAACACCACCCAGAGACATCTTGTTTACAGTAACAGCAATGGCGAAATCATGCTCTATGTTGCAGAAACCGGTCGATCCGCCCACCCCTGAATGCCCGAAACTTGTTAACTTGCCAGTTGCTGATTGAAATCTCCGGAATCCAAGACCAAATTTACCACCAGGAAGCACCAAGTTCTCATAATCTCCAAGACCCATGAATGAGTCATGGATCTTTGGGTTAGTAAACATCTTGCTTGTTTTAGTGATGGCAATCTCATTGGCATTATCGTCAATGAGGCTGTATCCCTTCTTGTTAGTCGTAATTCTCGAGCTATGATCAGTATTGTTATTGCCATTAGATGTCATTTTCTTGCCATGTCTTTTATTCTTGATCTTCAGCGAAGGCAACTTCGGTATGTGGACATGGGTCCCTAGGGGCGGCTCAGAATGTAAAGAATGTAAAGGGGGAATCACACCTCCAATGGCAAGGGCAGCGTAGTAACGCGCTAGTGCACGAGCTGAGCAGTGTCCATTAGCGGCGGGGATAATAGCTCGGCGAACGTTGAGTGTGTTGAAAATAATAGGGAGGCCGGCTGCCATGTCTGCGAGGTTGCCCTGCCTCAGGTTAACTGGAAGTTCAGGGTTTGAGCTAATTTCTGCTAGTTTTTCCAGCTCTCCTGTGTCAAGGGTTAGTGTCGCAAGCCGGGATTCCACCCCTGTGAGCACAGCCAAGAAACTTAAGTATTAAGTGCTATTTGCTCTTTTTATCACTtcagaggaaaaaaaagaactaTGTGGTTAACAGATAAAATTGCAACTAGTACATGAAACTTGAAgaacaaagatggaaaaagTTTTTCTAACatatctaagaaaaaaaaacagtgagAATGAAAGTGCAGCTGCTAATAACCAAGATATAAATACCTTACCAAGCTTGTGATCAGCTAAATGGATTTACTTCTAAGTGAAAACAAGCATTTGACAACGTAAGTGATATGACAGACAGTTGCATGCtctaatttttgttgattttccaTGAAAGTATGCactaatttattgttattttgttgttaaCGTCAAAACAAGGTTCAACCCAATGCCATTAAGAATTTTCCTTAATtatatgaatgaaaatttattcTTCTATGAGGGCAAATTATACATTCAGGATTTCAAACAGATGGAAAGAATGGATCAAAACATACCTGGAGGAATGCCGATATATAGCTCGCCTTCAATGTTCAGTGGGTGAATGATGGCTTCTTCTAACACTTGTTGAAATTTCTTCCCAGATGCATGCTGTTTTGACCAAATAAATTAGTAAAAAGAAATAGAGCTAAACAACAAAGTAAAAGTCATACAGACTTTAAAAAGCATCTAACAAAAAAGATAAGGAGCATTTCAGAGTTCAATAATATAATGACCAGTATGCAAAGTGACAATAGCTTGATTATCGCTTTTTGGTGGCCAGAACAACCTAACCTTGAGAACAAAATATAAAGCTACAAGTAAATTCTAGTAGACGAAAAAAGAAGGCATACCTCTATGATGCCACCGCAAAGCCAAccaaaagataaataatgatataGTTGTTGAGAACCAGGTTCTGTCTGTGGGACTGAATTAGCAATGTGGCGCAAAGATTCATCCCAATCACACATTAGCAATGCGTTGGCCATCTGAAGATCAGCCATTGCATTGTGCAAACCAGATGTATGATTAAGAACATGGTGAAcctgaaaaatgaagaaagaaaatggAATAGTAAATCAATATCTGCTTTGCTATTCAAAGGTAATAGTTATTCTAATGAGCAGCATGAAATTATCTTACCTTTATTAGTTCCTTTTTATTCGTTCCAAAATCTGGCCAAATATTGGCAATGTTCTCCTCAAGCTTAAGTTTCCTACCATTATTCAGAAGGATCGATATTTAGTGTGACAAATAAGTGACAAAGTCTTAATGCTACTACTATACAGATCAattatactattattattacattGCTGCTTCAACTACTATTCTGGTTGTTTGCTGCTACTACAATGGTATtacaaataaggaaaaaatttgATGCAGAACTGCAAAATATATGACTTGCAAGATTTCACGGAAATAAATAACAATGCAAACACTATCATACCCCTTGTCAACAAGCCAATGCACCATTCCTGCAGTGATCCCCTTTGTCACAGAGAAAACCGGGAACAAGGAGTCAGGTTGAACGGGTCGAGGATCATATTTCCCAAGCACACCGGCAGCTGTATCTATAACGACTTTTCCATCTTTATAGGCGCAAACCTGGAGATGACCGAAGTAATCCTTAGACAGTCTGTTTACAGGTAGCAAATGGCAAACAACATATTTGGTTTCTCGATCAATAATAAGATATATCCTTCAAATGATTTCATTTTCAATCTATGCAAACAGAGCTTGCAAGTACTTCCCAGAGTGATCCGAACTAAATAACAACCCATGATATTAAAAGTTACCAGAGAACCTGTCTTGTGATAACTATGATTCAATCATAAGTATCCTGATGGCTTGCAGAGTTGGCAAGGGTTGCATGTCACAGTTTTAACCCCACATATGCAAGATTACTTCCTCAATTAGACACTGGCACACCTAGTGGGCATCAAGCTACTCATAGACTGTATTCCAAGCATTTATGGATACTCACCTGTATTCCAAGTATTTTATCTCCAAGCTCAATTAGGTGCTGCCTCAGCTTGACCTCCACATCAGAATGTACTGGTGTATTGAAAATCCATTGTTTACTCATTTCTGGTCCAGATCCCATGCTTCTGGTGTCCAtgaaattatgtaaaaattcaAACAGATTGAAATTAGGAAAAACTCAAAGTAAGTAAGCTCTTCCACATGAAAGCCATGGTCAGATGCAGGCAAACCAGACTCACTCTCTAAGAGTTGACTCAGCAAAAGGCTTCATTATATCCAAGTAGACTATCCGAGTGTTCAGAGTGGATGAGAGCCCTGAGATATTAAACAAGTTTGCATTGAAGTCAACATCACACATTACAAGCATATGTGGAAGATAGCTTATACAATACAAACCTCGAAGAAGATTGAGAACTCTCATGAATATAACCGCATCACCGGGGAAAGCATCAACCTGGAAAAAAGCAAAtctattttcttaatatctacAAAATCACAGTAGCAACAACAGAGGGATATAAATTGGACTTACAGGATTGAAGTTTTTAATCTGCTTTTTGTCAAGATTCATCTTTTCTTGGAGGATCTTCAAATTCTTCTCTCTTTGCTCGGccaaatttttcatggtttccttaagaaaagaaaaaaaggtaagAGGAATATTCCAACAGAGGGATAGACAGAGGTGAGATGGGATGGAGAAACTAAGAACGTAATAGAACTTACTTGCGCTTCTTGGGGTGGGGTGGAATTGCGGAATAATACGGTTGCAACATCCATTACCTGTTCTGGCATGTCCAGCCTCAACTTAAGCCCCATCTCCGCAAAAGATGACAATAGTGCCACATGGTTTCCCTGATATTATTTGCACATCTGTTAATGAGTTGATACTAAAAGGAATGCGGGTAGCTATGGAAGAAACAAGGTAAAAGACTACaaagataaattatttacagCCATTAGCCACACCTCATCACTGACACATTTTCTAATATGGATTTCCTTGTGATGTCACACCTACAGAATAGATTGCAAATGCAAGAGGACCTATAAAATTACATAAGACTAGCTAGATTTCAATTTCTATGAGGTTAGTCTATAAATTCCTTCCATGTTGTGGCGATCTGTTGATGATATTTACAAGTTAGTAATTATGTTTGTAAAATTTCTGTAGAATTGAACACAGCAAATACTGAAGGAATCCAACGCCCATTTTGCTAAATGCTCAGATAGTGCTCCTATCATATTTTTCCTCTCATGCAGGAAATAGTTTCCCTTTTCAAACAATTAGTACCATTTCGATTTTAACCAACATATAAAGTGGAAGCATACAGTAAAGTAGTTGATATTAAATCTAAAAACAAATGTCATCAGAAAAACATCAGCATAAAAATTAGCATATTTGGTTGTCCACTACTATCCaaaatgtaattaatatatatcacaTACTAGTAACTCACTATTAAACATTTGTTATTAGAATTGGATTAAAACCTAATTTTAAGGTTCAACCCTTGCATCTTATTCTTGGGCATCTATCAATGAAATCCGAAATTCTACCTATAAAGGCAAGAAATACCACTGACCTCAGCACATGCCAGAAACATTTTTGCTAGGGCTCGCTTCATTGTGCTTGATATGGATTTTGTAAGCCCAAAATCAAGCAAAATTGGACGATGTGGAGGCTCCTTGCTCACAAGAAAATTACCTATAATGCAAGATCATAAAGAATTACTCCCAGCAGCATGAATTAGTGGTGCTGGAAATCTGCAAACAAATCCAAAATTCTAGCTAATTCCTAGCATTACCTGGATGAGGATCACCATTGAAAAAGCCATCAAGATATATCTGGTGAGCATACGCACGAGTTATTTCTTCAACAATCTTCTGTTTGTCAACTCCATATGCTTCTAAAGACTCACTATCATTTAAGCGGATGCCATCCATATATTCTAGTATTAAGACCTTCTCAGATGACTGGCATGATAagttaaaacaaagaaaataagagTTGAATTGAAGCAGTGACTAAGATCATTGTGCATAATAATGGAGTCGTTCAGGAGAATTGCAGAACCCACCAGGATAACTTCTGGGATCAGTACATTCACACGATTACCATGATCAGTGTTATCATCCACGCCATTACAGCATAGGTTTTTGGCAACAGTCCTGGTATTTtctacaatatttgaaaataataatatatcatgcaaaaatGAGAAATCTTTCTTAAAATTAGCCAGGGGAACGCACATACCAGCTTCTTGGTTAAAATCAAGCTCTTTGGGTGCTTCCCTGCACCATTCATCTATCATTGGGTTGAAATCATACTGTGGTTCAGCCCACGCAATCCAGTCAACTATTGCTTTTGCATTCTTTAAGTCCTGTGGGACAACAAGAGTTATGTAAAGACTGCCAGCATCTATCAAATGAAACAAATCCTCTATTAATTATGAAACACAACAAGAGAACCTCTAGAATGATTTCTTTGATGTCATCATGTTGGACTTTGACAACCACTTCTCGCCTATCTTTTAATGTCGCACGATGAACTTGAGCTATCTGCAAAATCACGAACATAAATTAAACCTATAGCAAGCCTACAACACTGGCCTTGCATTCACATTGAATCCTACATAGAATAAGTGAAATCAAAATTCTGATATTGTGAAGACCAAAATCAATAGTTAAAGCAAGCAAACTTACAGATGCTGTTGCAATAGGCTGGTTTacaaagttagagaaaagatcATCCATGGGTTTCCCCAACTCTCTTTGTATAGTTCGACAGACCTGTCAAAAACAACAGAACCTACTTGGTAAACCTGAAAATGAACTCATTTTCAACTGAATTTGTCATCATGACATGGATCCCAATATTTTCTCAGGGCGTGAAAAGTCATGCACCTTTACTATCCCCAAGGCTTGTTACAACGTAGAGCAAGGGATTATATGCATACAAGGAGGCAGAAAGTACAACATCACTGCTTTGCTTCTGGCATACCatctttgaaaaacaaaaattatatagttcTCACCTCTTCCAAAGGACGAGGAGGTAGAGAGTCCTGCAACTGCCTGAGCAGAGATATATAGGCCTCTGGCAGCACATCTGCTCTAGTAGATAAATACTGACCAAGTTTCACCCACAAGCCTTTCAATTCTATTATCAGATTGAGAACCCTCTTAGCATTCCGCTCGTGAGTTTTCTCCCATATAGCACTTTTTTTGGCCCTCTTAACCCATTTCACTCTCCTCTCTACTGTCTTAAAGCAAGAAGATACTAAACATTTAATCCTCAATcacatacaaaaagaaaaatgaagaaacaagACTAGAATTAAATCTGGCAACAGACCTTATAGTCGAGGTATATAACTAAAGCTACAGTGAACACTTTCAGGCGCCTCTTGTAAATGTTCCCCCATCCCATTAGAAGCAAAGAAACACAGACAGTCAAACACAACAGTAAGCAATACTTTATCTGCATTATAGAGTTCAAGAACAAGTTATAATATGACAAGGTGATCCAATACCAATTCTGATATCATCTAAATAAAACAGAACATGAGaatagttttttgattcaaCAGATCATAGAAATCAAAACGATGACTTTCCATATAAAACCAGAACAGCAACATTTGTTAATACTCCCCAAAAAATCCAAACTTGAAGTAGTAATAATTGAACATTctattgacatatatataatgtctAGCAAAGAAGCATCAATgcagaaaatacaaataaaaaacataaaaaagcaaCCTTCTCGCCAAGAAGTGCATCAGATTCCTTGCTACAACCTTCAGCAAAGGCTCACTAAAGCATTAAAAGCATAGCAATCCAACAAAAAGATAACATCTTTGATAAATGCAACACTAGAAAATCATCTTCAAAACGAATTAACAATCGAATTCcatcaatttcattaataaaaatcaacaaacaaacaaaaaaaaaacatttaaaaacaaacaaacaaaatcaaacgCAAAAAAACACCCAAGATCACTTTAAGATCTGACATAAGAGTGAAAACGAGGAAAACGCAAGATCTAGCATACCAATAAGGCCTCAAAAACACGGACAGGAGCTTCGGATTCTCTGGAGAGAGCTTCGATAAACCGGGCCAAGATGGAGCGAAGAAGTGCGAATGGGTGGATTCTGGAGCTTTTTGGGAAGACTTTGTTTGAGCCGCGCGTGGAATCTGACCGTTGAACAATATTGTTGGCCGATCAGAAGATCATGGCCGTCCGTTATAGATCCAACGGTTAGATCTCTTCAATCTCGCTCTCTCGCTCAACTACCGTCCGCGCGCTTTTTCTCACCTCGACGGTGTAGACCAGAGACCAATAAATTTTCGCGCATATATCGCGTTTACACTTTACaccctcatatatatagatattattttacgtatttatttatttatttatttaacggtgtt
This portion of the Dioscorea cayenensis subsp. rotundata cultivar TDr96_F1 chromosome 3, TDr96_F1_v2_PseudoChromosome.rev07_lg8_w22 25.fasta, whole genome shotgun sequence genome encodes:
- the LOC120253469 gene encoding uncharacterized protein LOC120253469 isoform X2; translated protein: MGWGNIYKRRLKVFTVALVIYLDYKTVERRVKWVKRAKKSAIWEKTHERNAKRVLNLIIELKGLWVKLGQYLSTRADVLPEAYISLLRQLQDSLPPRPLEEVCRTIQRELGKPMDDLFSNFVNQPIATASIAQVHRATLKDRREVVVKVQHDDIKEIILEDLKNAKAIVDWIAWAEPQYDFNPMIDEWCREAPKELDFNQEAGMCVPLANFKKDFSFLHDILLFSNIVENTRTVAKNLCCNGVDDNTDHGNRVNVLIPEVILSSEKVLILEYMDGIRLNDSESLEAYGVDKQKIVEEITRAYAHQIYLDGFFNGDPHPGNFLVSKEPPHRPILLDFGLTKSISSTMKRALAKMFLACAEGNHVALLSSFAEMGLKLRLDMPEQVMDVATVLFRNSTPPQEAQETMKNLAEQREKNLKILQEKMNLDKKQIKNFNPVDAFPGDAVIFMRVLNLLRGLSSTLNTRIVYLDIMKPFAESTLRESMGSGPEMSKQWIFNTPVHSDVEVKLRQHLIELGDKILGIQVCAYKDGKVVIDTAAGVLGKYDPRPVQPDSLFPVFSVTKGITAGMVHWLVDKGKLKLEENIANIWPDFGTNKKELIKVHHVLNHTSGLHNAMADLQMANALLMCDWDESLRHIANSVPQTEPGSQQLYHYLSFGWLCGGIIEHASGKKFQQVLEEAIIHPLNIEGELYIGIPPGVESRLATLTLDTGELEKLAEISSNPELPVNLRQGNLADMAAGLPIIFNTLNVRRAIIPAANGHCSARALARYYAALAIGGVIPPLHSLHSEPPLGTHVHIPKLPSLKIKNKRHGKKMTSNGNNNTDHSSRITTNKKGYSLIDDNANEIAITKTSKMFTNPKIHDSFMGLGDYENLVLPGGKFGLGFRRFQSATGKLTSFGHSGVGGSTGFCNIEHDFAIAVTVNKMSLGGVTRSIIQLVCSELNVPLPDEFSSFGEKGPDMQLNLNVS
- the LOC120253469 gene encoding probable protein kinase UbiB isoform X1, which encodes MGWGNIYKRRLKVFTVALVIYLDYKTVERRVKWVKRAKKSAIWEKTHERNAKRVLNLIIELKGLWVKLGQYLSTRADVLPEAYISLLRQLQDSLPPRPLEEVCRTIQRELGKPMDDLFSNFVNQPIATASIAQVHRATLKDRREVVVKVQHDDIKEIILEDLKNAKAIVDWIAWAEPQYDFNPMIDEWCREAPKELDFNQEAENTRTVAKNLCCNGVDDNTDHGNRVNVLIPEVILSSEKVLILEYMDGIRLNDSESLEAYGVDKQKIVEEITRAYAHQIYLDGFFNGDPHPGNFLVSKEPPHRPILLDFGLTKSISSTMKRALAKMFLACAEGNHVALLSSFAEMGLKLRLDMPEQVMDVATVLFRNSTPPQEAQETMKNLAEQREKNLKILQEKMNLDKKQIKNFNPVDAFPGDAVIFMRVLNLLRGLSSTLNTRIVYLDIMKPFAESTLRESMGSGPEMSKQWIFNTPVHSDVEVKLRQHLIELGDKILGIQVCAYKDGKVVIDTAAGVLGKYDPRPVQPDSLFPVFSVTKGITAGMVHWLVDKGKLKLEENIANIWPDFGTNKKELIKVHHVLNHTSGLHNAMADLQMANALLMCDWDESLRHIANSVPQTEPGSQQLYHYLSFGWLCGGIIEHASGKKFQQVLEEAIIHPLNIEGELYIGIPPGVESRLATLTLDTGELEKLAEISSNPELPVNLRQGNLADMAAGLPIIFNTLNVRRAIIPAANGHCSARALARYYAALAIGGVIPPLHSLHSEPPLGTHVHIPKLPSLKIKNKRHGKKMTSNGNNNTDHSSRITTNKKGYSLIDDNANEIAITKTSKMFTNPKIHDSFMGLGDYENLVLPGGKFGLGFRRFQSATGKLTSFGHSGVGGSTGFCNIEHDFAIAVTVNKMSLGGVTRSIIQLVCSELNVPLPDEFSSFGEKGPDMQLNLNVS
- the LOC120253469 gene encoding uncharacterized protein LOC120253469 isoform X3, whose protein sequence is MDDLFSNFVNQPIATASIAQVHRATLKDRREVVVKVQHDDIKEIILEDLKNAKAIVDWIAWAEPQYDFNPMIDEWCREAPKELDFNQEAENTRTVAKNLCCNGVDDNTDHGNRVNVLIPEVILSSEKVLILEYMDGIRLNDSESLEAYGVDKQKIVEEITRAYAHQIYLDGFFNGDPHPGNFLVSKEPPHRPILLDFGLTKSISSTMKRALAKMFLACAEGNHVALLSSFAEMGLKLRLDMPEQVMDVATVLFRNSTPPQEAQETMKNLAEQREKNLKILQEKMNLDKKQIKNFNPVDAFPGDAVIFMRVLNLLRGLSSTLNTRIVYLDIMKPFAESTLRESMGSGPEMSKQWIFNTPVHSDVEVKLRQHLIELGDKILGIQVCAYKDGKVVIDTAAGVLGKYDPRPVQPDSLFPVFSVTKGITAGMVHWLVDKGKLKLEENIANIWPDFGTNKKELIKVHHVLNHTSGLHNAMADLQMANALLMCDWDESLRHIANSVPQTEPGSQQLYHYLSFGWLCGGIIEHASGKKFQQVLEEAIIHPLNIEGELYIGIPPGVESRLATLTLDTGELEKLAEISSNPELPVNLRQGNLADMAAGLPIIFNTLNVRRAIIPAANGHCSARALARYYAALAIGGVIPPLHSLHSEPPLGTHVHIPKLPSLKIKNKRHGKKMTSNGNNNTDHSSRITTNKKGYSLIDDNANEIAITKTSKMFTNPKIHDSFMGLGDYENLVLPGGKFGLGFRRFQSATGKLTSFGHSGVGGSTGFCNIEHDFAIAVTVNKMSLGGVTRSIIQLVCSELNVPLPDEFSSFGEKGPDMQLNLNVS